The Leucoraja erinacea ecotype New England chromosome 19, Leri_hhj_1, whole genome shotgun sequence genome has a segment encoding these proteins:
- the LOC129706102 gene encoding LOW QUALITY PROTEIN: peptidyl-prolyl cis-trans isomerase FKBP4-like (The sequence of the model RefSeq protein was modified relative to this genomic sequence to represent the inferred CDS: inserted 1 base in 1 codon), which translates to MLPCAGGXGGGSRRLWKLLSRLHPLLLPLSPPSFRHHTLGGSGNYTHSPHLLQGCRLLTATMTAGEEKAEPQVAAKETEKEEEGDDISPKGDGGVLKLVKKEGTGDETPMTGDKVSVHYTGVLLDGTKFDSSRDRDEYFTFDLGKGQVIKAWDIAVATMKIGEICQIVCKPEYAYGSAGSPPKIQPDATLVFEIELFEIKVEDLSQDEDGGITRRIRKKGESYSKPNEGASVEVHLEGKCQGTIFDNRDVSFIIGDGEEHHIPPGIEKALQEMEKGEEAIISLKPKYGFGEAGNAKLNIPPGANLVYEVVLKNFEKAKESWEMNIEEKLEQSAIVKEKGTSYFKDGKYKQATIHYKKIVSWLEHESGLVDESLKQSNALRLAAHLNLAMCYIKMDENLQAVENCEKALELDANNEKALFRMGEARLAMNDYELAKANFQKLVQLYPNKAAKVQIGICQKKIKEQLDHEKKIYAKMFPKFGNSDTKEEVLKSKSEKDATIEEENKENRDEGGKGEPMETDTNQKSQELDATA; encoded by the exons ATGCTGCCAtgtgctgggg gggggggcggatcTAGGCGCCTCTGGAAGCTTCTCTCCCGCCTTCATCCCctgctcctccctctctctcccccttccttccgCCATCACACGCTCGGCGGCAGCGGCAACTACACACACTCACCTCACCTCCTGCAAGGCTGCCGGCTCCTCACAGCCACCATGACCGCGGGCGAAGAGAAGGCCGAGCCGCAGGTGGCGGCGAAGGAgacggagaaggaggaggagggcgaCGACATCAGCCCCAAGGGCGACGGCGGGGTGCTGAAG CTGGTGAAAAAGGAAGGCACTGGAGATGAGACCCCAATGACAGGAGACAAGGTGTCTGTCCACTACACTGGTGTACTCTTGGATGGGACTAAGTTTGACTCGAGCAGAGACCGGGATGAATATTTCACGTTTGATCTTGGAAAGG GCCAAGTTATTAAGGCATGGGATATCGCAGTGGCCACCATGAAGATCGGAGAGATCTGCCAGATCGTCTGTAAACCGGAATATGCCTATGGCTCAGCAGGCAGCCCACCAAAAATCCAACCAGACGCCACTCTTGTATTTGAG ATTGAGCTGTTTGAGATCAAAGTAGAGGATCTGTCTCAGGATGAAGATGGTGGAATCACTCGCCGAATCCGAAAGAAGGGAGAAAGTTATTCCAAGCCCAATGAAGGAGCCTCAGTTGAAG TCCATCTGGAAGGCAAATGTCAGGGTACGATCTTTGACAACCGCGATGTCTCATTCATCATTGGAGACGGTGAAGAACATCACATTCCTCCGGGCATTGAGAAGGCGCTGCAGGAGATGGAAAAAGGAGAGGAAGCTATTATATCTTTAAAACCAAA GTACGGATTTGGAGAAGCAGGGAACGCAAAATTGAACATTCCACCAGGTGCGAACTTGGTGTACGAAGTTGTGTTGAAGAACTTTGAAAAG GCAAAGGAGTCTTGGGAGATGAACATCGAAGAAAAACTGGAGCAGTCTGCCATTGTCAAGGAGAAGGGCACCTCCTATTTCAAG GATGGAAAGTACAAGCAGGCCACCATCCACTACAAGAAAATCGTGTCTTGGTTGGAACATGAGAGCGGGCTGGTTGACGAATCACTAAAGCAGTCTAATGCCCTGCGGCTGGCAGCCCACCTAAACCTTGCTATGTGCTACATCAAAATGGATGAGAATTTGCAAGCTGTAGAGAATTGTGAAAAG gcgTTAGAGCTGGATGCAAACAATGAGAAGGCTCTTTTCAGAATGGGCGAGGCGAGACTTGCCATGAATGATTATGAACTGGCAAAAGCCAACTTCCAGAAGCTTGTGCAGCTCTACCCCAACAAGGCAGCCAAGGTGCAAATTGGCATCTGTCAGAAGAAAATAAAAGAACAATTGGATCACGAGAAAAAGATCTATGcgaaaatgttcccaaagtttGGAAATAGCGATACCAAG GAAGAAGTTCTCAAATCAAAATCTGAAAAGGATGCGACCATAGAGGAAGAGAATAAGGAGAACCGGGATGAAGGAGGCAAGGGAGAGCCCATGGAGACAGACACCAACCAAAAGTCCCAAGAGTTGGATGCCACAGCATGA